In Zingiber officinale cultivar Zhangliang chromosome 11B, Zo_v1.1, whole genome shotgun sequence, a single window of DNA contains:
- the LOC122035305 gene encoding uncharacterized protein LOC122035305, whose amino-acid sequence MGFGVNLSIKRRSLFFSPDFLLCCSSASRDFGLHATETGDFFFSRWRRRRADLGVLRGREVSYSRTFFLPDPFLPSLISVNNGDGSRSVDFAGCREGTKGIGVGSGQHRLFGGGGSFWEAETGILVPATTALLDQSLLRISDRLR is encoded by the exons ATGGGGTTTGGGGTTAACCTCTCTATAAAGCGCCGAAGCCTTTTCTTTTCCCCCGACTTTCTCCTCTGTTGTTCCTCTGCTTCTCGCGACTTCGGACTTCATGCGACCGAGACCGGcgatttcttcttctctcggtGGCGCCGACGAAGAGCGGACCTTGGAGTgttgagaggaagagaggttagtTACAGCCGAACCTTCTTTCTCCCCGATCCCTTCCTCCCTTCTCTGATCTCGGTGAACAACGGCGACGGATCTCGATCGGTGGATTTCGCCGGCTGTCGGGAGGGAACCAAGGGCATCGGCGTTGGATCAGGCCAGCATCGATTGTTTGGAGGAG GTGGTTCTTTCTGGGAAGCAGAGACTGGTATTTTGGTCCCGGCCACCACAGCTCTGTTGGATCAATCTCTTCTTCGTATCAGTGATCGTCTCCGGTGA